The following are encoded in a window of Mycobacteroides chelonae CCUG 47445 genomic DNA:
- a CDS encoding metal-dependent hydrolase, with translation MAAPVTASYPKTRRIRFWFGDPVPMRRHFADNDIALSHVLAGASAVFPPGEEFFVRSVRRYADRITEPTLKKRVAGFIGQEVTHGLHHRELNEKLTEMGYRSKMVETIGRRSGKVEDLVDKYLPNMDRLKYVRLTMLAATAALEHYTAVLAERLLESGDLQAMVTDDEVRNLLYWHAIEELEHKSVAFDVYRAVGGPEWLRRAVMAAIWTGTVPFATAGSWFSIAWSDPDGRRQPGRVLRETVGLIRGPLLNDGMIGRLAVYMKKDFHPDDLDTEVLLEQWRAELFGAEGTLVDHLK, from the coding sequence ATGGCTGCTCCGGTAACGGCCTCATACCCGAAGACGCGACGCATCAGGTTTTGGTTTGGTGACCCGGTCCCGATGCGAAGGCACTTCGCCGACAATGACATCGCGTTGAGTCATGTACTGGCCGGTGCCTCCGCGGTGTTCCCGCCGGGGGAGGAGTTCTTCGTCCGATCCGTGCGTCGCTATGCCGACAGGATCACCGAGCCCACGCTCAAAAAGCGTGTCGCTGGGTTCATCGGTCAAGAAGTCACGCACGGTCTGCACCATCGCGAGCTCAATGAGAAGCTCACGGAAATGGGCTACCGCAGCAAGATGGTCGAGACCATCGGGCGGCGATCAGGCAAGGTCGAAGACCTGGTCGACAAATACCTACCCAACATGGACCGCCTCAAATACGTCCGGTTGACCATGCTGGCCGCGACCGCGGCACTTGAGCATTACACCGCGGTTCTGGCGGAGCGTCTGCTGGAAAGCGGCGACCTGCAGGCCATGGTGACTGACGACGAGGTGCGAAACCTGTTGTACTGGCATGCGATCGAGGAGCTCGAGCACAAATCGGTCGCCTTCGACGTCTACCGCGCGGTCGGTGGGCCGGAATGGCTGCGACGTGCGGTGATGGCCGCCATCTGGACGGGCACGGTGCCATTCGCCACCGCGGGCTCCTGGTTCTCCATTGCGTGGAGCGATCCGGATGGCCGGCGCCAACCCGGGCGCGTGCTGCGCGAGACGGTTGGATTGATCCGCGGACCGCTGTTGAACGACGGGATGATCGGCAGGTTGGCGGTTTACATGAAGAAGGACTTCCATCCCGACGATCTCGACACCGAGGTGCTCCTGGAGCAGTGGCGTGCCGAACTGTTCGGTGCCGAGGGCACTCTGGTCGATCATTTGAAGTAG
- a CDS encoding DUF5642 family protein, which translates to MLKPVTVKSWGIWATCVLALVVPSCGRTVQNPVNHNVKIGNIASLKSQFGPEFVVKTMEPAGMDPKLLSPAPLPPGMTVDPPGCAKYSGGSAVPAGLKGNMAALTATGAGNQYVAVAVETSQEVPFDPAVSAECKKVGFRGNGIAGQTEVIDAPAIEGARTLAMKRDVLSGTSGRAVGQEVLNYSAYLGRYMVVVTVSPVAVGKVPPALPDGKRASDLLVKAVAAVRS; encoded by the coding sequence GTGTTGAAGCCGGTGACCGTCAAGAGCTGGGGAATCTGGGCCACCTGCGTGCTGGCGCTCGTTGTGCCGAGCTGCGGCCGAACCGTCCAGAACCCCGTCAATCACAACGTGAAGATCGGAAACATCGCCTCACTGAAGAGCCAGTTCGGACCGGAGTTCGTCGTCAAGACCATGGAACCCGCGGGGATGGACCCCAAGCTGCTCTCCCCGGCGCCGCTGCCTCCGGGGATGACGGTGGATCCTCCCGGCTGCGCCAAGTACAGCGGCGGCAGTGCCGTACCCGCCGGGCTCAAGGGGAACATGGCCGCACTCACCGCCACGGGCGCCGGAAATCAGTACGTGGCGGTCGCGGTGGAAACCTCGCAGGAGGTCCCCTTCGATCCGGCGGTGTCGGCGGAATGCAAGAAGGTCGGCTTCCGCGGTAATGGGATCGCCGGGCAGACCGAGGTGATCGATGCACCCGCCATCGAGGGCGCACGCACCCTCGCGATGAAGCGGGACGTGCTCAGCGGAACCTCGGGCAGGGCCGTGGGCCAAGAGGTGCTGAACTACTCGGCATATCTCGGTCGCTACATGGTGGTCGTCACGGTCAGCCCGGTTGCGGTCGGCAAGGTGCCGCCCGCGTTGCCCGACGGCAAGCGCGCATCGGATCTACTGGTCAAGGCAGTGGCCGCCGTCCGTTCTTAA
- a CDS encoding alpha-ketoglutarate-dependent dioxygenase AlkB family protein — translation MTASPHAVQASLFGAPPVPRRELAGGAWLEVHHEWLGRADNLMGQLLAQVPWRAERRRMYDRTLDVPRLVSFHDLTAGPPPHPVLEAICDRLNSEYTAELGEPFTTVGLCQYRDGTDSVAWHGDTIGRGLREDTMVAIVSIGATRTFALRPRLGGESIRIHVGHGDLLVMGGTCQRTWEHAIPKTSKPVGPRISLQYRPRDVR, via the coding sequence GTGACAGCCTCTCCACACGCTGTGCAGGCATCCCTGTTCGGCGCCCCACCGGTCCCGCGCCGCGAGTTGGCAGGCGGCGCTTGGCTTGAGGTACACCATGAATGGCTTGGACGTGCCGACAATCTCATGGGTCAGCTGTTGGCGCAGGTACCGTGGCGCGCCGAGCGCCGCCGCATGTATGACCGCACCCTCGACGTCCCCCGGCTGGTCAGCTTCCATGATCTGACCGCGGGCCCGCCACCGCATCCGGTGCTGGAGGCGATCTGCGACCGCCTCAACAGCGAGTACACCGCCGAACTCGGCGAACCATTCACCACGGTGGGCCTGTGCCAGTACCGGGACGGCACCGACAGCGTCGCCTGGCACGGTGACACCATCGGGCGCGGGCTACGCGAAGACACCATGGTCGCGATCGTAAGCATCGGCGCGACACGCACTTTCGCGTTGCGACCACGCCTCGGGGGCGAATCGATTCGCATCCATGTGGGCCATGGCGACCTTTTGGTGATGGGCGGTACCTGCCAACGAACCTGGGAACACGCGATCCCCAAGACGTCCAAGCCGGTGGGTCCGCGGATCAGCTTGCAGTACCGGCCCCGCGATGTGCGTTAA
- the arcA gene encoding arginine deiminase, protein MTDAPVLGANSEVGRLRAVVLHRPGDELKRLTPRNNDQLLFDGLPWVARAQEEHDAFAEVLRSRGVEVLLLSELLREALASGAARVQGISAAVNARRLGYALAQDLSEYLRSLDAADLAYVLMCGMTFDELPVGGKVAQPSLVRTMHHGSDFVIEPLPNLLFTRDSSFWIGRKFAITSLALPARVRETSLTDLIYAHHPRFLGVRRAYESHSAPVEGGDVLLLGPGVVAVGVGERTTPAGAEALARSLFDDDLAHTVLAVPIAQERASMHLDTVCTMVDTDAVVMYPAIQDSLSAFTIRRNDGGVSISGSAPFVEAAADAMGIGKLRVIDTGLDPVTAEREQWDDGNNTLALAPGVVVAYERNVETNARLEESGVEVLAISASELGTGRGGPRCMSCPISRDLL, encoded by the coding sequence ATGACGGATGCGCCAGTGCTGGGTGCCAATTCAGAGGTGGGACGGCTGCGGGCGGTGGTGTTGCACCGGCCCGGTGACGAGCTCAAGCGGCTGACTCCGCGCAACAACGACCAACTGCTGTTCGATGGTCTGCCCTGGGTGGCGCGCGCTCAGGAGGAGCACGATGCCTTCGCTGAGGTGCTGCGCTCGCGGGGTGTCGAGGTGCTGCTGCTCTCCGAACTATTGCGTGAGGCGCTGGCCAGTGGCGCCGCCAGGGTGCAGGGCATATCGGCGGCGGTGAACGCACGCAGGTTGGGTTATGCGCTTGCGCAGGATCTTTCGGAATACCTGCGGTCGCTGGACGCGGCCGATCTTGCCTACGTGTTGATGTGTGGGATGACGTTCGACGAACTACCGGTGGGCGGCAAGGTGGCGCAGCCATCGTTGGTGCGCACCATGCACCACGGATCGGACTTCGTCATCGAACCCCTACCCAATCTGCTGTTCACGCGCGACTCGTCCTTCTGGATCGGGCGTAAGTTCGCGATCACCTCGCTGGCACTTCCGGCGCGCGTCCGCGAGACCTCGCTCACCGACCTGATCTATGCCCACCACCCGCGGTTCCTTGGGGTGCGGCGGGCCTATGAGTCGCATTCGGCTCCCGTCGAAGGCGGCGATGTGCTGCTGCTGGGGCCCGGGGTGGTGGCAGTCGGTGTGGGGGAGCGCACCACCCCCGCCGGTGCGGAAGCCCTGGCGCGCAGCCTGTTCGACGACGACCTGGCCCACACCGTGCTCGCGGTGCCCATCGCGCAGGAACGCGCGTCCATGCACCTGGACACCGTCTGCACCATGGTCGACACCGACGCCGTCGTGATGTATCCGGCGATTCAGGATTCGCTGTCGGCGTTCACCATTCGTCGTAACGATGGTGGGGTCAGCATTTCGGGTTCGGCACCGTTCGTGGAGGCGGCGGCCGACGCGATGGGCATCGGGAAGCTGCGTGTCATCGATACCGGTCTGGATCCGGTGACCGCTGAACGCGAGCAGTGGGATGACGGGAACAACACCCTGGCCTTGGCTCCCGGTGTGGTTGTCGCCTACGAGCGCAATGTGGAGACCAATGCGCGCCTGGAGGAATCGGGTGTGGAGGTGCTTGCCATCTCGGCATCGGAGTTGGGCACGGGCCGGGGCGGACCCCGCTGCATGTCCTGTCCGATATCGCGCGACCTCCTCTAG
- a CDS encoding dolichyl-phosphate-mannose--protein mannosyltransferase, which translates to MTVPATLPPTGETSRSSDGTESPGPRIPPADFGPTDRFQGWVMTAVITAIAALTRFINLGALTDRGTPVFDEKHYVPQGWQVVTNNGVEDNPGYGLVVHPPIGKQMIALGEWLFGYNAFGWRFAAALSGTILVLLVARIARRIGRSTLMGAIAGLLLIADGVSFVTARTALLDVYQALFVVAAFGALIVDRDQVRERLYNAYLDGRIGETAWGPRLGVRWWRFGAGILLGLACGTKWSGLYFIAFFGVLCIAFDIAARRAYGVQRPWAGTGVRDLGPALYALVVIPFLVYMASYWSWFASETAINRHAEGRQIGVGSWVPDALRSLWYYTHSVYTFHSTLTNANGNHHPWESKPWTWPMSLRPLLYAIEDKNIPGCGANSCVRAVLLVGTPAIWWLAVPVLLWATWATVVRRDWRYAAALVGYCAGWLPWFANIDRQMYFFYATPMVPFLVMMIAFIIGDFLRRPVANPERKTLRMFIATFYLAVVVTNFAWLYPILTGAAISPFMWNMEMWLPSWR; encoded by the coding sequence GTGACCGTGCCCGCAACCCTGCCGCCTACGGGGGAGACGTCTCGGAGCTCGGACGGCACCGAGTCCCCGGGGCCCCGGATACCGCCTGCGGATTTCGGGCCCACCGACCGGTTCCAGGGCTGGGTGATGACCGCCGTCATCACGGCAATTGCGGCGCTCACACGATTCATCAATCTCGGCGCCCTCACCGATCGCGGCACCCCTGTCTTCGACGAGAAGCACTACGTGCCACAGGGCTGGCAGGTGGTCACCAACAACGGCGTCGAGGACAATCCCGGCTACGGGCTGGTGGTGCATCCGCCCATCGGCAAACAGATGATCGCCCTCGGCGAATGGCTCTTCGGATACAACGCATTCGGCTGGCGGTTCGCCGCCGCACTCTCGGGCACCATCCTGGTGCTGCTGGTTGCCCGGATCGCCCGGCGGATCGGCCGGTCCACCCTGATGGGCGCCATCGCGGGACTGCTGCTGATCGCGGACGGCGTCAGCTTCGTGACCGCGCGCACCGCACTGCTCGACGTGTATCAGGCACTGTTTGTGGTGGCCGCCTTCGGCGCGCTGATCGTCGACCGTGATCAGGTGCGGGAGCGGCTGTACAACGCATACCTCGACGGGCGCATCGGCGAGACCGCGTGGGGGCCGCGGCTGGGCGTGCGGTGGTGGCGTTTCGGCGCCGGAATCCTGCTCGGATTGGCCTGTGGCACAAAGTGGTCAGGGCTGTACTTCATCGCATTCTTCGGAGTGCTGTGCATCGCCTTCGATATCGCGGCACGGCGCGCCTACGGCGTGCAGCGTCCCTGGGCAGGCACCGGGGTACGCGATCTGGGGCCGGCCCTATATGCGCTGGTGGTCATTCCGTTCCTCGTGTACATGGCCTCGTACTGGTCGTGGTTCGCCTCCGAGACGGCCATCAATCGGCATGCCGAGGGCCGTCAGATCGGTGTCGGCAGTTGGGTACCCGATGCCCTGCGCTCGCTGTGGTACTACACGCACAGCGTCTACACATTCCATTCGACGCTCACCAACGCCAACGGCAATCATCATCCGTGGGAATCCAAGCCGTGGACGTGGCCGATGTCGCTGCGACCATTGCTCTACGCCATCGAAGACAAGAACATTCCCGGCTGTGGCGCCAATTCGTGTGTGCGCGCGGTGCTGTTGGTCGGCACCCCCGCCATCTGGTGGCTGGCGGTCCCAGTGCTGTTGTGGGCCACCTGGGCGACGGTGGTCCGCCGCGACTGGCGCTATGCGGCGGCACTGGTCGGCTACTGCGCGGGATGGCTGCCCTGGTTCGCCAACATCGACCGGCAGATGTACTTCTTCTACGCCACCCCGATGGTGCCGTTCCTGGTGATGATGATCGCGTTCATCATCGGCGATTTCCTGCGCAGGCCGGTGGCCAATCCGGAACGAAAAACGTTGCGAATGTTCATCGCCACGTTCTATCTGGCGGTAGTGGTCACCAACTTCGCGTGGCTGTATCCGATCCTCACCGGCGCCGCCATCTCACCGTTCATGTGGAACATGGAGATGTGGCTGCCCAGCTGGCGCTAG
- the rsmI gene encoding 16S rRNA (cytidine(1402)-2'-O)-methyltransferase, whose translation MGNLLLAATPLGEPGDASPRLREALAKTAVVAAEDTRRVRALAKSLDVQISGQIISFYDQNEASRIEPLLADLEAGYDVLVVTDAGMPSISDPGYRLVAACVKQGIPIKCLPGPSAVTTALAVSGLPVDRFCFEGFAPRKQGARRRWLAELSGEPRTCVFFESPRRLAETLADAVEVLGPERRAAVCRELTKTHEEVLRGTLRELAVWAEGEVLGEITVVLDGGRPAVPEIDTLVTRVEELMDDGMGLRESCAMAIGESGATLSRRDLYDAVVKARA comes from the coding sequence ATGGGGAACTTGCTGCTGGCGGCGACACCGCTGGGGGAGCCTGGGGATGCCTCGCCCCGATTGCGTGAGGCGCTGGCCAAGACCGCGGTGGTGGCCGCCGAGGACACTCGTCGGGTCCGGGCGCTCGCCAAATCGCTGGATGTGCAGATCAGCGGCCAGATCATCAGTTTCTACGACCAGAACGAAGCCAGCCGCATCGAGCCGCTGCTGGCCGATCTGGAGGCCGGGTACGACGTGCTGGTGGTCACCGACGCGGGGATGCCCTCGATCAGTGATCCGGGGTATCGCTTGGTCGCCGCATGCGTGAAACAGGGGATACCGATCAAATGCCTACCCGGGCCGTCGGCGGTGACGACGGCATTGGCCGTTTCGGGGCTCCCGGTCGACCGTTTCTGTTTCGAGGGGTTCGCGCCGCGCAAGCAGGGGGCGCGGCGGCGTTGGCTTGCCGAGCTTTCGGGGGAGCCCCGCACCTGTGTGTTCTTCGAGTCGCCGCGCAGGCTGGCCGAGACTCTGGCCGATGCGGTGGAGGTGCTGGGCCCCGAACGCCGTGCGGCGGTATGCCGCGAGCTGACCAAGACCCATGAAGAGGTGTTGCGGGGCACCCTGCGTGAGTTGGCCGTCTGGGCCGAGGGCGAGGTGCTGGGGGAGATCACGGTGGTGCTCGACGGTGGTCGCCCCGCCGTCCCCGAAATCGACACCCTGGTGACCAGGGTGGAGGAGCTGATGGACGACGGCATGGGGTTGCGTGAGTCGTGCGCGATGGCCATCGGGGAGTCCGGCGCGACGCTGTCCAGGCGCGACCTTTACGACGCGGTGGTCAAAGCGCGGGCTTGA
- a CDS encoding aminodeoxychorismate synthase component I, with the protein MRVQQLGDLGAPPAVLRSLAVAARETGRPAPAALTGCWFDSRAIIAPSLAARAVLPRQAFSGNTSHVNTAPPGAVGGGWIGYRAYPDLTADARAPRLPASAGGWSDAVLRLDNDECWWYESLLDEECPAWIVQGLTHPRDPEVWSIEWTAPDRERHRTAVGRCLEAIAAGEVYQACVCTQFRGALTGDPVDFFADAITQTAPARAAFVSGAWGAVASLSPELFLQRNGSDVRSSPIKGTLAATEDPAALLNSVKDVAENIMITDLVRNDLGRIAITGTVTVPELLAVHPAPGVWHLVSTVAAQIPTEATAADLLAAAFPPASVTGTPKTRARQLLRQWESDNRGVYCGTVGMLSPVAGLELNVAIRTVEIAPDGSAVLGVGGGITADSDIEAEWQECLHKAAATVELTAIALLTPGLKPAL; encoded by the coding sequence ATGCGCGTCCAGCAGCTCGGCGATCTCGGCGCACCGCCAGCCGTGCTGCGATCCCTTGCCGTCGCCGCGCGCGAGACGGGACGCCCGGCACCTGCCGCATTGACCGGATGCTGGTTCGACTCACGGGCGATCATCGCCCCGTCCCTCGCCGCCCGTGCGGTGCTGCCGCGACAGGCGTTCAGTGGCAATACTTCTCATGTGAACACCGCTCCGCCGGGCGCGGTGGGAGGCGGTTGGATCGGCTATCGGGCATATCCGGACCTGACCGCAGACGCCCGGGCCCCACGGCTCCCCGCTTCGGCCGGAGGCTGGAGTGATGCGGTATTGCGCCTGGATAATGACGAATGCTGGTGGTATGAAAGCCTTCTCGACGAAGAATGCCCTGCGTGGATAGTCCAGGGGCTCACCCATCCCCGCGATCCCGAGGTGTGGTCCATCGAGTGGACAGCTCCCGATCGCGAGCGCCATCGCACCGCCGTCGGCCGCTGCCTGGAGGCCATCGCAGCCGGGGAGGTGTACCAGGCCTGCGTGTGCACGCAATTCCGCGGGGCATTGACGGGAGATCCGGTGGACTTCTTCGCCGATGCGATCACCCAGACCGCGCCGGCCCGAGCCGCCTTCGTGTCGGGCGCCTGGGGTGCCGTGGCCTCGCTGTCACCCGAATTATTCTTGCAACGCAACGGATCTGATGTGCGTTCCAGCCCTATCAAGGGCACCCTCGCGGCGACCGAGGACCCCGCCGCGTTATTGAACTCGGTGAAGGACGTCGCCGAGAACATCATGATCACCGACTTGGTGCGCAATGACCTCGGGCGCATCGCGATCACCGGCACTGTCACCGTTCCCGAACTTCTCGCCGTCCACCCGGCACCCGGTGTGTGGCATCTGGTGTCCACCGTCGCCGCGCAGATACCTACAGAGGCCACTGCAGCAGATCTGCTGGCGGCCGCATTCCCGCCCGCCTCGGTGACCGGAACACCGAAAACCCGTGCCCGCCAACTACTGCGCCAATGGGAATCGGATAACCGCGGGGTGTACTGCGGCACCGTCGGCATGCTGTCGCCGGTGGCCGGCCTGGAACTCAACGTCGCGATTCGCACCGTGGAAATCGCACCCGACGGATCCGCCGTACTCGGCGTCGGGGGCGGTATCACCGCAGACTCCGATATCGAAGCCGAATGGCAGGAGTGTCTGCACAAGGCCGCTGCCACGGTCGAGCTCACCGCGATCGCATTGCTCACACCCGGGCTCAAGCCCGCGCTTTGA
- a CDS encoding GNAT family N-acetyltransferase, which yields MFCDIDTAARIERAEADTIAAGTARCDDGVVIPLAGGVASYAGPDSPMNKIAGLGWGGVPTASELEAVEQMFADRDTPVQAEVSSLADPAIGELLTRRGYLLVSFEDVLGLTLRDIPAPVLPDDITVRHSGVDELASWLDVIVEGFAVPDDQGVASHESFPREVLSRAIDALSTTEGVRRYIALRQGVVAGGASMRILDGVAQLNGAATAAPHRRRGIQSALLTTRLHEAASAAADLAVVTTQPGSKSQQNTQRQGFSLLYTRAILVKGLRN from the coding sequence GTGTTCTGTGACATCGATACCGCCGCGCGCATTGAGCGCGCCGAAGCCGACACGATTGCCGCGGGAACCGCGCGATGTGACGACGGTGTCGTGATACCGCTGGCCGGGGGCGTCGCGTCCTATGCCGGACCCGATTCACCGATGAACAAAATCGCCGGACTCGGGTGGGGTGGCGTGCCCACCGCATCCGAGCTTGAGGCCGTCGAGCAGATGTTCGCCGACCGCGACACCCCGGTGCAGGCCGAGGTCTCGAGCCTGGCCGATCCGGCGATCGGCGAGCTGCTGACCCGGCGCGGTTACCTGCTGGTGTCGTTCGAGGACGTGCTGGGCCTGACGCTGCGCGATATCCCCGCGCCGGTGCTCCCGGATGACATCACGGTGCGCCACAGCGGGGTCGATGAGCTGGCCAGCTGGCTCGACGTCATCGTCGAGGGGTTCGCGGTCCCCGATGACCAGGGCGTGGCCTCCCACGAATCGTTTCCCCGCGAGGTGCTCTCCCGTGCGATCGATGCACTGTCGACGACGGAGGGTGTGCGGCGCTACATCGCCCTGCGGCAGGGCGTTGTGGCGGGCGGCGCAAGCATGCGCATCCTCGACGGGGTGGCCCAGCTCAACGGCGCGGCGACCGCCGCGCCACATCGCCGGCGCGGTATCCAGTCAGCACTGCTGACCACCCGGCTTCACGAAGCCGCAAGTGCCGCTGCGGATCTGGCCGTGGTCACCACACAGCCCGGATCGAAATCTCAGCAGAACACCCAGCGTCAGGGCTTCTCACTGCTGTACACCCGCGCGATCCTGGTGAAGGGTCTGCGAAACTAG
- a CDS encoding RNA polymerase sigma-70 factor: MSDSAHAELFTHLRPLLFTIAYEMLGSATEADDVLQESYLRWAQVDLNTVTDTKAYLARIVSRQSLNTLRANSRRREEYVGPWLPEPVRVTFDGSTDDASTDVVLAESVSMAMLVVLETLAPDERAVFVMREVFGFDYAEIASTVCKSESAVRQMAHRAREHVQSRRRRFTPTDQQTEELTTKFLLAAAGGDVDALVEILAPDAVWTSDGGGKVSAARRPVYGADRVARVAIGLSRAAASFPDVRMELSTYNSTPALLIYSEGRLDAVLAVSITDGKVAHVFAIRNPDKLATAETARHISR, encoded by the coding sequence GTGTCCGACTCCGCCCATGCCGAGCTGTTCACCCACCTGCGCCCGCTGCTGTTCACCATCGCGTACGAAATGCTGGGTTCCGCAACGGAAGCCGACGACGTACTGCAGGAGAGCTATCTGCGGTGGGCGCAGGTGGACCTGAACACGGTCACCGACACCAAGGCCTATCTGGCGCGGATCGTCAGCCGCCAATCACTGAACACCTTGCGGGCCAACAGCCGTCGGCGCGAGGAGTACGTGGGACCATGGCTGCCGGAGCCGGTGCGGGTGACCTTCGACGGCAGCACCGACGACGCCTCGACCGACGTGGTTCTGGCCGAGTCGGTGTCCATGGCCATGCTGGTGGTGCTGGAAACGCTGGCGCCGGATGAGCGTGCCGTGTTTGTCATGCGGGAGGTCTTCGGCTTCGACTACGCCGAAATCGCCTCCACGGTATGCAAATCGGAGTCCGCGGTACGCCAGATGGCGCACCGCGCCCGCGAGCATGTGCAGTCGCGCCGGCGCCGGTTCACCCCTACTGATCAGCAGACCGAGGAACTGACCACCAAGTTCCTGCTGGCCGCCGCGGGCGGCGATGTCGACGCACTGGTGGAAATACTCGCCCCCGACGCGGTGTGGACATCGGACGGCGGCGGGAAGGTCAGTGCCGCGCGGCGGCCGGTGTACGGGGCCGACAGAGTGGCGCGCGTCGCCATCGGGCTTTCGCGGGCGGCCGCGTCATTCCCCGACGTGCGCATGGAACTGAGCACGTACAACAGCACGCCCGCGCTGCTGATCTACAGCGAAGGCCGCCTCGACGCCGTGCTGGCGGTATCGATCACGGACGGCAAGGTGGCGCACGTTTTCGCGATCCGCAATCCCGACAAGCTGGCCACCGCCGAAACAGCGCGCCACATCAGCAGATAA
- a CDS encoding NAD(P)/FAD-dependent oxidoreductase gives MTENTRVIVIGGGYAGTLAANQLLANKNLTVTLVNPRPHFVERIRLHQLVAGSSTATADYDTLLNPAIRLVVDKVTHIDAGAQKLELASGTVLPYDYLVYAVGSTTTTPDIPGVAEHALSINEFEHAQQVRARYERLGPDAPIVVVGAGLTGVELAGELAEAGRRVTLICGTQLLPSLGDPARRAAAKRLDKLGVEVLVPATVVRVDEDSVTLSDGRVLPTALTVWTAGFGVPQLAADSGLSTDALGRLLTDETLVSVDNPRVIAAGDAASPSGVPLRMSCQAAGPLAARAVKTVLALVDGLQPETRSQIFTGQNVSIGRNAAVIQLGHTDDTPRKLYVGGRAGAAIKEMVCNGTLSILATAAKHPTWYFWPQGGKRAEALKVQA, from the coding sequence ATGACCGAGAACACCCGAGTGATCGTGATCGGCGGAGGCTACGCGGGAACCCTGGCGGCCAACCAATTGCTCGCCAACAAGAACCTGACCGTGACCCTCGTCAACCCCCGGCCGCACTTCGTCGAACGAATCCGGCTGCATCAGCTGGTCGCCGGAAGCAGCACCGCGACCGCCGACTACGACACCCTGCTCAACCCGGCCATCCGCCTCGTGGTCGACAAGGTCACCCATATCGATGCCGGTGCCCAGAAGCTGGAGCTCGCCTCCGGCACGGTGCTGCCGTACGACTACCTCGTCTACGCCGTCGGAAGTACCACCACAACCCCCGACATCCCCGGTGTGGCAGAACATGCGTTGTCCATCAACGAGTTCGAACACGCCCAGCAGGTACGGGCCCGGTACGAGAGGCTGGGGCCGGACGCGCCGATCGTGGTCGTCGGCGCGGGCCTGACCGGCGTCGAGCTGGCCGGAGAACTAGCCGAGGCCGGTCGCCGCGTGACGCTGATCTGCGGCACACAACTGTTGCCGTCCCTCGGCGATCCGGCCCGACGCGCGGCCGCCAAGCGACTGGACAAGCTGGGCGTCGAGGTGCTGGTGCCCGCCACGGTGGTGCGGGTGGACGAGGATTCGGTGACGCTGTCCGACGGACGCGTGCTGCCGACCGCGCTCACGGTGTGGACCGCGGGATTCGGGGTGCCACAGCTGGCCGCCGACAGCGGCCTGAGCACAGATGCCCTGGGCAGGCTGCTCACCGACGAAACGCTGGTCAGCGTGGACAACCCGCGCGTCATCGCGGCCGGGGACGCCGCCAGCCCCTCAGGTGTGCCGCTTCGGATGAGCTGCCAGGCCGCCGGACCACTGGCTGCCCGCGCCGTCAAGACGGTGTTGGCGCTGGTCGATGGTCTGCAGCCGGAGACACGGAGCCAAATCTTCACCGGACAGAATGTCAGCATCGGGCGCAACGCTGCCGTCATCCAGTTGGGCCACACCGACGACACCCCCCGCAAGCTGTATGTGGGCGGGCGCGCAGGCGCCGCCATCAAGGAAATGGTGTGCAACGGAACGCTTTCCATCCTGGCAACTGCCGCAAAACACCCCACGTGGTACTTCTGGCCCCAGGGCGGCAAGCGCGCCGAGGCCCTCAAGGTGCAGGCCTAG